GTTGGAAGAAAAAGATGCTAAAACGTTAGTGATCCACTACCAGCAGATGCATCCAGCGATGAATATCAAAGGTTCAAAGTATCTTTCAAATACAGCTTTACCGTATCACTATTTGAAAGATATCCCAATGGATAAGCTTGCTTCAAGTGATGAATTGCGCAAAAGACCCCTTTCGTATGGAGCGTTTGTAGCCCAAAAGATCGTACCTGGGGAAGCGATCGAATATGTTCCCAATAAATATTTTATTAAAAAACCTAAACTCGATAAGCTACTTTTTGAAGTCGTAGCTACTTCGCAAGCAGCGGCTGCCTTAAAGGCTAGAAAGTTTGATGTTTTGATGAATGAACCAAGTAATGTCTATGCAAAAGTCAAAAAACTCAAAGATTATACAGTCTTAGGTGCAAGAGAGCTTTACTACTCATATTTAGGCTTTAAAGTTGGGCATGCTGATCAAGCTGGTGTGAGTGTCATGAATAAAAATTCAGTCGTTGCAGATCGAACTTTACGGCAAGCTATGGCATATGCGATGAATGTCGATCAAGTTTCGAAAAAATTTGGTTCTGGGTTGAGCTATCGGGCAACGTCGATCGTACCTGATGCTTTTGGCAAATATCATGATAGCAAAGCCAAGGGTTATCCTTATGATATGAAGAAGGCAAATGCTTTACTAGATAAAGCTGGGTATAAACGGCAAAAAGACGGTTATCGAACACGACCAAACGGCAAACCTTTAACAGTTAGATTATTAGCTTACGAAGATAGTAATGATTTTGAAGCTGTCGTAGCTAATTATATCGAACAGTGGAAAAAATTGGGGGTCAGAGTCAAGTTAGTTCATGGTCGTTTCCAAGATTATAATGTGATGACTGAAATGTTGATCAATGATAGCTCAGCGTTTGACATGTGGATGCTAGCCTGGTCAGTTTCTTCTGAACCAACAGCCCATGCGGTTAGCTTTTTACCAAATGCTCCGTATAACTTTGGGCATTTTGCCACTAAAGAAAATACGGAATTGATCGATTCATTTACAAAGTCAAAAAAAGCGTTTAATGAAAAATATTTATTGAAGCAATTTTACAAATGGCAAGAATACATGGATCAAGAAGCGTTTATCGTCCCGCTTCAAAATACCCACACAACACTACCGGTGGCTAAAAATGTCCAAGGGATCGATCTTGAAGGTGGTAAGGGATATTACATGTGGACTGAAGTAGGATTTGCCAAGTAAAATTTTAAAGGAGGTAGGACTTATTTATGCGTAAAAAAAGGTATGGCTGGCTATTTGCTTTAGCGTGTGTTGGTACGCTATTAGTACAAGGGGAGAAAACGCAAACGGCGCAAGCACTTTCTTTTCCCCTCCAAACCCCAGTTGCGCACTCTGTTCAAGTAGGTGGAACTCTACGAACAGCGGTCGTCAGTGAAGCTCCATTCAAAGGAGCACTAGCCACTGAATTAAGTATTGATGGTACAGTAGGAAAGATTTTAGAATTTACAAACAACGATTTGTTTAACATGGATAAAAATTATCAATACACTAAAGGTGGATTGGCCGATGTGACATTTGATGAAAAAAATAAGACGGCTACAGTTAAGATCTCACCTAAAGCTAAATGGTCTGACGGACAGCCTCTGACTTCACGCGACCTAGCATTTTCTTATGAAGTTGTCGCACATAAAGAGAGTGGTTCAGTAAGTTATGGAGAAGCATTAGCTGAGATCGAAGGGATCACAGATTACCATGACGGCAAAGCGCAAAAGATCTCAGGTTTAGAGGAAAAAGATCCCCAGACGTTGATCGTGCACTATAAAGCAATGCATCCTGCAATGCGCTTTGTTGGAGCAGGCTATTTATGGAATACGGCGCTACCATATCATTACTTAAAAGATACGCCGATAAAAGAGTTAGCTGGTAGTGAAAAATTACAAAAAACGCCTCTTTCTTATGGTCCGTTTGTGATCAAAAAAGTCGTAGCAGGTGAAGCAGTCGAATATGTACGCAATAAATATTACCCTAAAAAACCTAAATTAGATAAAGTAACGCTTGAAGTCGTGCCTGTTTCACAAGCAGCAACGGCAATGAAAGCTAAGAAGTATGATCTGCTCTTTGAAATGCCAGCTGAAGTTTATAATAAAGTCAAAGATCAAAAAGATCTAACGATCATAGGAAAAAAAGAACTTGCTTACTCTTACTTAGGTTTTAAGGTCGGACACTCAAATGATGAAGGCTTAAGTGTGATGGATAAAGATTCAGTTGTTAGTGATCGAAATTTACGGCAAGCGTTAGCGTATGCGATGAATATCGATCAAGTTGCTAAAAAATTTGGTCATGGCCTAAGTTATCGGGCTAAATCGATCGTGCCCGATGCTTTTGGTAAATACCGTGACCCAGAGCTTAAAGGGTATCCATATGATCTAAAAAAGGCTAATGAACTTTTAGATAAAGCGGGGTACAAAAAGCAAAAGGATGGCTATCGGATTCGCCCAAATGGCAAACCTTTGACAGTTAGATTATTGGCCCGACGTGGTAGTCAAAATCATAATGCGATCGTAGAAAATTACATCGAACAGTGGAAAAAGATCGGAGTAAAGGTCAAATTAGTCAACGGACGCTTACAAGAGTCAAATACGATGACAAATAAGTTACTTAGTGATAGTAAAGGTTTTGATATGTGGTTATTAGCTTGGACTCTTCCACCTGAGCCAACAGCTGATGGGATCACCTATTTACCAAACTCACAGTATAACTTTGGTCATTTTGCTACTAAAGAAAATAGTGAATTAGTTTATTCATTCACAAAATCGGATAAGGCTTTCAATGAGAAATATTTATTAAAGCAGTTTTACAAATGGCAAGCTTATATGAACAAAGAAGCATATATCGTACCGATGCAAAATAATTATTATACGATGCCAGTTGCTAAAAATGTTACTGGAGTTTCATTAGCGAACAACGGCGATTATTACAGCTGGGCGAAGGTAGGTTTTGTTAAATAAGTTAAAAAAGCAGGCAGTGTGCCTGCTTTTTTACTGGATCAAGACATTAGTTAAATTGCATACCACCGTCGACTTCTAACGTATGCCCAGTGATATAATCCGAATCGCTACTTGCTAAAAAGGAGACTGCAGCTGCGACTTCGGCTGGTTCAGATAAGCGTCCTAAAGCGATATTTTTTGCAAAAGTTTGCATGCCCCAATTATCATCTTTACCAGCATGGCGACTGACTTGATGTGCGATGTCGTACATCATAGGGGTCTTAACGATCCCTGGTGCAAAAGCATTGACGGTGATCCCATCTTTAGCAAGATCGCGGGCAGCCACTTGAGTTAAACCGCGGACAGCAAATTTTGTACTACTGTATAGTAAAAGATTTGGATTTCCGACAACACCAGCTTGAGAAGTTGCATTGATGATCTTACCGATGATCTCATGTTCACGTCGTGGCTTCTTTTTGAATTGTGCAACTGCGGCTTGGATACCCCAGACGACACCACCGACATTGATCTGATAGATCTGGTCAAATTGTTCTGGTGTGATCGTTTGGATCGGGGTGGTCGGACCGATCCCTGCATTATTGACGATCACATCAAAGCCACCTAAAGCTGAGACTGTTTTTTGGACTGTCGCAGTCACGCTATTTTGATCTCGGACATCGACTTTGAGTGCGATCGCTTGTTTTCCGGCTGTTGTAAGCTCAAAAGCTGTTTGCTTTGCTAGTTCTAAATTTAGATCTGCTACAGCTACGGCAAAACCATCTGTAGCTAAGCGTTGCACGATCGCTTGACCGATCCCCTGTGCTCCGCCAGTTACAAGTGCTACTTTTGTCATGGTCATTCCCCCTCGTAATGAGTGCCCTTTGCTACATTTAAAGTATAGCATTTTTAAACTACCCCAGAAAGCGTTTTCTTTAGATTTATCTACTTTGAAAAATTCAGTAAAAAAGTTATAGTTAATGTAATAGCTTTACGAGGGGGAAAAGAGGATGCAAAAACGCTTATTGCTGGCACAAGATCTATCCGTTGTCGGAGATCTATCTTTAACAGTTGCATTACCACTGCTAGAAGTCCAAGGAGTAAAGACGTTACCGCTCCCGACAAGTCTTTTATCAACGCAAAGTGAAGGCTTTGGTGAACCTTGTATCTTGCCGTGTTATCCTTGGATCGAGCAAACTTTAGCCCATTTGCAAAAGCTAGATCTCACACTTGGAGGAGCCTTGCTTGGTTATTTAGATGACCTAAAAACAGGACAAGCACTGCTTAACTTTTTACAAGAACAGAGCTTGGCTTTGACAGTCATCGATCCTGTTTTTGCAGATGAGGGAAAATTTTATCCTAATTTAGGCCCTGAGCACCTGGCTTTACAAAAAGAGCTTTTGCAAGTGGCTGATTATGCTACGCCAAACGTGACTGAAGCACAATTCTTAACGGGGATCCGGTTATCTGATGAGCCAAGCAAAGCAGAATTTTGCGCACTTTTAGAGCAAACACAGCAGTTAGTGAAAGCGACAGGGCAAGTTGTGATCACTGGTCTTTCATTTGGTGCTGAAAAAGGGTGTCTTTGGCTTGAAGAGGGAACTTTGAAACAGTGTAGTTATCCGAAGTTAGCAGGTCATTTTTATGGGAGCGGGGATGTTTTTGCAGCGTTATTGACAGGAGCTTTATGGCAAGGCGCCTCTTTTAGTCAAGCGATCAAAAAAGCGACTAAAGAGACGTATGAAGCTTTATGTGAAACGGCAAAGAATTATCCAAAACGCCAAGAAGGGATCGATATCAGTCGTCTTTTACAAAAATTATAGAAGGAATGGTGAAGATGAAAAGTTCATTGCAAAAGCTTGTTTTGCTAGCTTTGATAAGTGCATTAAATGTCGCTGTAGCTCGGATTTTTTTGATCCCAGTTCCTTTTACAAATGGTAATCTGAATTTGTGTGATGCGGGGATCGTTTTGGCAGCCTTACTTTACGGTAGGCGAGCTGGGGCTACCGTGGGGGCTTTGAGTGGTCTGCTCTTGGATCTCTTAGGCGGATATCCGCAGTATATGCTCTTTTCTTTAGTGATCCATGGCGCTCAAGGGGCGGTAGTCGGAGCATTTTATAAATCCAAACGCCATTTTTGGAAAATTTTAGGACTAGCAGTCGGGGTTTTAGTGGGTGGCTATTTTATCGCTGATAGTTTACTTTATGGTTTTGCAGCTGGTTTTTTAGGCTTAGGGACTAACTTGCTCCAAGGCTTATGTGGGACAAGTGTTGGTTATTTTTTATATAGACGTTTAGAAAACTTACCGAGTTTGAAGCGCTAAGTTTAGTTGGTAGGCAGAAAGTTCATTTTTTTGCTATAGTAAAAGAAAATAAGGGGGGATGAAGATGCATATGTTGAGTGGCTGGTTTCTTTTGCTTTTTGCGTCAGTTGCAGCCAGTATCGTAGCACAATTTTTTCCAAAGATCTCAGAAAATTATATCAGTATGGCAGTCGGGGCGTTGATCGCACTTATTCCAGTATTGAATAAAATGATCCCACCGTTTGAGCCTGAAGTTTTTATGATCACGATCATTGCACCACTCTTATACTTTGAAGGGCAAGCGATGTATCTCAATCGCGTGAGGCATAAGTTCAAAACGATCTTGGGGATCGTCGTTTTATTAGTGGTGATCAGCACATTAGTTGTTGGTTTTTCCTTGGCCTTTATTACCGGGATCGGGTTACCGTTAGCGTTAGTGATGGCAGCGATCAGTACGCCAACGGATGCAACTGCGACCGAATCAGTCTCAGAGGGGCTCAAATTACCTAAAAGAGAGCAATCATTATTAAAAATGGAAGCTTTATTCAATGATGCTTCCGGGATCATTTTGTTGAATGCCATGGTCTTATTATTGTTACGCGGTCAGATCGACTACTCACAGACAGTACGAGATTTTTTAGTGGCCGCCATTGGGGGCGTTTTGTTTGGAGCTATCGCCGCTCTGGCAGCGATAGCATTTCGTCAAACACTTTTACGCTTACCGTTTGATAATGCTGTCAATGCGATGACGATGTTAGCGTTAGCTTTACCGTTTGTGATCTATGTTCTTGCCGAGGAGATCCATGTTTCCGGGATCCTCGCAGTTGTTTGTGCAGGTTTGTTGCATAACAGTGAGGCGCAGCGTAGTCGTTTCAGTGATACTCATCTTTTTTATTTGAACAAAGGTCTGATCGGACTTTTACAAGAGCTTTTGAATAATGCTGTTTTCATCATTTTAGGCTTAAATTTCATGCGGATCATTTTAGATAAAAGTGTGACCTTTTCTTCTTGGGTCTGGATCACAGCAGGATTTGTCTTATATTTAGGAAATTTGATCGTTCGCTACCTTTATGCCAAAATAATGTTACGGCGTGACCGTTTAGGTGCGACTGTTTTTTCCTTTGGTGGTGTGCATGGGGCCGTAACGTTAGCGTTAGTCTTTATGGCAGCCGGTTTAGGTCTAAGTTCAAATCAGTTCAACTTAGTTATCATGTCTGAATCAGTTATGATCATTTTGAGCATGTTAGTGCCAACGATCCTTTTTTGGTTCATTTTGCCACGAAAAGAATATGACAGTAGCGAAAAAGATCGCTTACGTCAAGAAATGATCCAACGTGCGATCAATGAAGTGGAACAGATGTATCTACCTAAAAAAGTCAAGCAAAGTGTGATCTATGATCTGCATGATCAAAATGCTGAAACTAGTTTACGGCAATTTTGGCAACAATGGTTCTACGTTTCACGTAAACCAGCTTTTAATAAAACAGAACGTTATTTAGAACAGCAGGCGCTGATGTGGTCTTTTTATATTGAACGAGAATATTTAGCTGAACAGATCGAACAACAAGCCCTTGATCCAAGAGATCTCTATGATCTTTATAATGAAGTAGCTTTGGCTGAAGCGACTGTCTTAGATCCCGATCAAGCGTAAAAAGCCCCCGCCATTGCGGGAGCTTTTTTAGCGTCGGCGTGTTTTTCGCCAAGCGTAAAGAAAAAAGAGCGGTGCAAAAAGGATAAATAATAGACTAAGCAAAAGCGGTTTGACTAGGCGATAGATCCAGTTGAACGACTCATCATAATCTTGGGTATAAGGATTGGTAAATTCGTATGGATCAGTCAAGACGCCTTTAGTCGACCAACGCCCACGCGGATGATGTGCAGCTTTATCTTGGTGATACAGATCCAGAGCTCTTTTGCGGTAAGAGACGAATTGCTCTGAGCGATCAGACGAAAAATAGTGCGGAAATTTGAAACGGAAAAAGGGCAGTAAGCAAGCGGTCAAAATAAAATAGCATGTTAATGGAGTCACTTTAAAATTAGTGGGGGTGTTATACCATAAGACAAAAGCTAGGCAAAGTGAACTTATCAAACTATAATGTAAAAAACGTAATCCAAGCCGGATCTTAGCAAACATAGGACAGACACCTCGCTTTTTATAAAATTATACTAATTCAATTTTAATCTAATAGATAAAAAAACGCCACTGCAAATTTGCAGTGGCGTTTTGCTCATTACCAGATCGTGATCCGTTTTTCAGGAGCTAAATACATGCCGTCACCAGGCTGAACGTCAAAAGTCGTATAGAAATCAGCTAAGTTTTGTGGCTGGATATTGGCCCGCAACACATGCGGGGCATGAACATCGATCGCAAGGAGCAATTTTTCGCGTTCTAACGTCGATTTCATGCCCCAGATCCGCGCCCAGTTGATGAAAAATTCAGCTAGATCAGTATTTGGTTCAGCTTTAGCAGCTTCTTTAGCACAACTCAACCCACCTGCGTCAGCGATATTTTCCGAGACGACGAGTTTACCGTTGACTGTGCCAGCCGGAGTCTTTAGGCCATCAAATTGGGCGATCATCTTATTAGCAAGACTTTGGAAATGGTTCAGATCTGCATCGGTCCACCAGTTTGATAAGTTGCCGTGCTCATCGAACTGGGCGCCGTTGTTATCAAAAGCATGTGAGATCTCATGTGCGATCACAGCGCCGATCCCACCGTAGTTAGCGCTCTTACTTTGTTCCAAACTATAAAATGGTGCTTGTAAGATCGCAGCTGGAAAGACGATGCAGTTAAAGGAAGGGTGATAGTAAGCATTGACCATGTGAGCTGGCATCTCCCACCGCGTCCGATCGACTGGTTCATCTAAACGTTCATAGTGACGTTTAAGTGCGATCTGCGTGAATTTAGTTGCGTTATCAACTAAGTTCAGTTCTGGATCGACCACAAATTCTTCGAAAAGTGGGTCTAACTTATCGGGGTAGCCGACATTGATCCCTAAAGCATCGAGTTTGGTGATCGCTTTTTTACGTGTTGCTTCACTGAGCCAGTCGTTTTCTGTTAGCCGTTTTTTGTAGACTGCGATCATCTTTTTGACCATTTCTTGGACGTCTTTTTTCGCGGCTGGGCCAAAATACTTTTGTGCATAATAGAGACCAACGACTTGGCTATACTGGTTAGAGGCTAAATAGTAAGCCGCTTTTTTTGGATCCATTGCTTCTTTTGAACCAGAGAGTGCGCGGTTATACGTCCCCCCAACAACGCGAAACTGATCACTTAAAAGTCCAGTTAGATCGAGTAGGGTTTTGACAAAGAGCCAGCTTTTCATACTTTCAAAAGTATCTTCGTTGACTAATTCATTCAACGCTTCAAAATAGCGCGGTTCAGCTACGATGATCGACTCTGGTGTTGTTTTGACTAAACCAGAAACGATCTTTGAAAGATCAAGATAACGGCTCAAGCTTGCAAAATCAGCAAAAGCATATTTGTTATAAGATTTGACGTAATCGGCACGCTCAGTACTATCCTTTTGGAAAGGCGCTAATTTTTTATCGTAAGCTAAAGCCAATTCGATCGTTTTGTGGCTGAATTCTTTATCGTAACCTGCTAATTCAAAAAGTTCATTTAGCATCTGTTTTAAGATCGCAAGGAGCGCTTTTGCTTGTTCGTTTCCTTCTTCGTAATATGTCTTATCAGGCAAGAAAAGTGATGGGACATCTGCATGCAATGCATAGTGACGCGTATCTTTCATATCAGGTGTAACTGAAAGGGTAAAGGGTGCATCATAACCCGCTAAAAAGAGTTCGGGGAGTTGTTCTTGCCATGTAGCTAGGTCTTTTAAAGCTAAGATTTTATCTAAATATTTTTTAGCTGGAGCAAAGCCTAAGCGCTCTCTTGTTTCAAAATCAGAAGCAAGACGATAGAACTTAACGAATTGCTGCATCTCAGGTGTGAGCTCAGTTGCGTCATTTTCGAGTAATGCTTCGAAGTCAGCCATCAGCAATTTCTCGATATTATCAGCTAGATCGGCAAAGCCACCGGTCGTTGATTTATCAGCCGGGATCACCGCTGTTTTGAGCCAGGCACCATTGACAGCTTGGTAAAGATCATCTTTTAATAAAGATTTATCGACTTGTGTATTTTTCCCCATAAAATTCCAGATCCTCTCGTTAAAATGAAGCTGTATCTGGATCGGTCGCATAACCTGCGATCCCCTCCAGATCATCGAGTTGTTTGATTTCACTTTCAGTTAGTTCAAAGTCAAAGACTTGTGTATTTTCTTTGATCCGATCAGCATGGACTGATTTTGGTAACGGTAAAAAACCGTGTTGGAGCGACCAGCGTAGACAGATCTGAGCGATGGTCTTACCTTTTTTAGCCGCTAGTTTTTGTAAAGTTGGATCGCTAAAGATCTGACCTGTTCCAAAAGGACTATATGCTTCGAGCAAGATCCCATGAGCTTGACAGTAACTGATCGTCTCTTGGTCAAAGTCTCCCGGACAGATCCGGATCTGATCGACCATTGGTTGGATCGTTTGTGTTTTTTCTAAGACTTGCAAATGTTTAGGTTTGAAATTTGAGACCCCGATCGCCTTTAATTTCCCTGCATGATAGGCATCTTCTAACGCACGCCATGTTTCTTGTAAATGTTCTTCCCAATTCTCATCCCGAAAAGCTTTTGGATTTGGCCAATGGATCAAAAATAGATCTAACTGTTCGAGTTTTAAGTCAGCTAATGAACGGTCGATCGCCTCAGTCGCAGCCTCGTATGAGTGAAACTTATTATCAAGCTTACTCGTGATAAATAATTCTGAACGGGGAAGATCGCTTTCAGCTAGAGCTTCACCGATGCTTTGTTCATTACCATACATTTCGGCTGTATCGATATGACGAAATCCGGCAGCTAAGGCAGCTTGAACTGCAACTTTAGCTGTATCTCCAGCAGGAGTTTGCCATGTTCCAAAGCCTAAAACAGGGATCTTGTTCCCATTACTTAGTGTGTACGTATTCATTGAACTCATTTCTTCCACCGATCCTTTCACATAAGATCAAGTTAACTTTAAAGACAAAAGTAGATATAAACGTCATTTTCAGAATCGATTATACCATAGTTCGCAATTTCTTAAGAAAGAAACAGCTTGACAAAAAAAAACACTTCCCACCTTGTCTTGGAGGAAGTGTGTGTAAGGATATATATCTCAGTTGACGGATACGCATTTTTTGTGAGCTTTTTTGCGATATGTAAAGTGTCCAGTGCTCTAATAGGCACTATTTGGTTTGAATAAGATCTTGATCGTTAAAAATAGGATCTTAAGATCAAACCAGACACTGCATTTTTGGATATATTCTAGATCAAGTTGGACCATTTCCGAGAAGCCAACTGAATTACGAACGGTCGCTTGCCAAAGACCAGAACAACCAGGGACCACTAAAAGCCGTTGCTTATCATAATCGGTGTACTGGGCCACCTCACTTGGAAGTGGGGGACGCGGGCCGATCAAACTCATTTCTCCTCGAATAACGTTAAGTAATTGTGGTAATTCATCGATACTTGTTTTGCGGATAAAATGGCCGATCTTAGTG
This window of the Ligilactobacillus faecis genome carries:
- a CDS encoding ABC transporter substrate-binding protein; translation: MKRKKKSKWCAVLVCVGTLLVQSILPTSLVLATELPQKMPTTRPVKKGGTLHLGFVSDTPFKGIFAEELSDDAATSSAASFAIPSLFRSNSEHNYAKGGLADLSIDWKKKTITAKVSPKAKWSDGQPLTARDLAFSYEVIANKDSGSHRYNESLAEIEGMQAYHLGQAQKISGLEEKDAKTLVIHYQQMHPAMNIKGSKYLSNTALPYHYLKDIPMDKLASSDELRKRPLSYGAFVAQKIVPGEAIEYVPNKYFIKKPKLDKLLFEVVATSQAAAALKARKFDVLMNEPSNVYAKVKKLKDYTVLGARELYYSYLGFKVGHADQAGVSVMNKNSVVADRTLRQAMAYAMNVDQVSKKFGSGLSYRATSIVPDAFGKYHDSKAKGYPYDMKKANALLDKAGYKRQKDGYRTRPNGKPLTVRLLAYEDSNDFEAVVANYIEQWKKLGVRVKLVHGRFQDYNVMTEMLINDSSAFDMWMLAWSVSSEPTAHAVSFLPNAPYNFGHFATKENTELIDSFTKSKKAFNEKYLLKQFYKWQEYMDQEAFIVPLQNTHTTLPVAKNVQGIDLEGGKGYYMWTEVGFAK
- a CDS encoding ABC transporter substrate-binding protein, which gives rise to MRKKRYGWLFALACVGTLLVQGEKTQTAQALSFPLQTPVAHSVQVGGTLRTAVVSEAPFKGALATELSIDGTVGKILEFTNNDLFNMDKNYQYTKGGLADVTFDEKNKTATVKISPKAKWSDGQPLTSRDLAFSYEVVAHKESGSVSYGEALAEIEGITDYHDGKAQKISGLEEKDPQTLIVHYKAMHPAMRFVGAGYLWNTALPYHYLKDTPIKELAGSEKLQKTPLSYGPFVIKKVVAGEAVEYVRNKYYPKKPKLDKVTLEVVPVSQAATAMKAKKYDLLFEMPAEVYNKVKDQKDLTIIGKKELAYSYLGFKVGHSNDEGLSVMDKDSVVSDRNLRQALAYAMNIDQVAKKFGHGLSYRAKSIVPDAFGKYRDPELKGYPYDLKKANELLDKAGYKKQKDGYRIRPNGKPLTVRLLARRGSQNHNAIVENYIEQWKKIGVKVKLVNGRLQESNTMTNKLLSDSKGFDMWLLAWTLPPEPTADGITYLPNSQYNFGHFATKENSELVYSFTKSDKAFNEKYLLKQFYKWQAYMNKEAYIVPMQNNYYTMPVAKNVTGVSLANNGDYYSWAKVGFVK
- a CDS encoding (S)-acetoin forming diacetyl reductase encodes the protein MTMTKVALVTGGAQGIGQAIVQRLATDGFAVAVADLNLELAKQTAFELTTAGKQAIALKVDVRDQNSVTATVQKTVSALGGFDVIVNNAGIGPTTPIQTITPEQFDQIYQINVGGVVWGIQAAVAQFKKKPRREHEIIGKIINATSQAGVVGNPNLLLYSSTKFAVRGLTQVAARDLAKDGITVNAFAPGIVKTPMMYDIAHQVSRHAGKDDNWGMQTFAKNIALGRLSEPAEVAAAVSFLASSDSDYITGHTLEVDGGMQFN
- a CDS encoding PfkB family carbohydrate kinase, which gives rise to MQKRLLLAQDLSVVGDLSLTVALPLLEVQGVKTLPLPTSLLSTQSEGFGEPCILPCYPWIEQTLAHLQKLDLTLGGALLGYLDDLKTGQALLNFLQEQSLALTVIDPVFADEGKFYPNLGPEHLALQKELLQVADYATPNVTEAQFLTGIRLSDEPSKAEFCALLEQTQQLVKATGQVVITGLSFGAEKGCLWLEEGTLKQCSYPKLAGHFYGSGDVFAALLTGALWQGASFSQAIKKATKETYEALCETAKNYPKRQEGIDISRLLQKL
- a CDS encoding ECF transporter S component; translated protein: MKSSLQKLVLLALISALNVAVARIFLIPVPFTNGNLNLCDAGIVLAALLYGRRAGATVGALSGLLLDLLGGYPQYMLFSLVIHGAQGAVVGAFYKSKRHFWKILGLAVGVLVGGYFIADSLLYGFAAGFLGLGTNLLQGLCGTSVGYFLYRRLENLPSLKR
- a CDS encoding cation:proton antiporter, encoding MHMLSGWFLLLFASVAASIVAQFFPKISENYISMAVGALIALIPVLNKMIPPFEPEVFMITIIAPLLYFEGQAMYLNRVRHKFKTILGIVVLLVVISTLVVGFSLAFITGIGLPLALVMAAISTPTDATATESVSEGLKLPKREQSLLKMEALFNDASGIILLNAMVLLLLRGQIDYSQTVRDFLVAAIGGVLFGAIAALAAIAFRQTLLRLPFDNAVNAMTMLALALPFVIYVLAEEIHVSGILAVVCAGLLHNSEAQRSRFSDTHLFYLNKGLIGLLQELLNNAVFIILGLNFMRIILDKSVTFSSWVWITAGFVLYLGNLIVRYLYAKIMLRRDRLGATVFSFGGVHGAVTLALVFMAAGLGLSSNQFNLVIMSESVMIILSMLVPTILFWFILPRKEYDSSEKDRLRQEMIQRAINEVEQMYLPKKVKQSVIYDLHDQNAETSLRQFWQQWFYVSRKPAFNKTERYLEQQALMWSFYIEREYLAEQIEQQALDPRDLYDLYNEVALAEATVLDPDQA
- a CDS encoding M13 family metallopeptidase translates to MGKNTQVDKSLLKDDLYQAVNGAWLKTAVIPADKSTTGGFADLADNIEKLLMADFEALLENDATELTPEMQQFVKFYRLASDFETRERLGFAPAKKYLDKILALKDLATWQEQLPELFLAGYDAPFTLSVTPDMKDTRHYALHADVPSLFLPDKTYYEEGNEQAKALLAILKQMLNELFELAGYDKEFSHKTIELALAYDKKLAPFQKDSTERADYVKSYNKYAFADFASLSRYLDLSKIVSGLVKTTPESIIVAEPRYFEALNELVNEDTFESMKSWLFVKTLLDLTGLLSDQFRVVGGTYNRALSGSKEAMDPKKAAYYLASNQYSQVVGLYYAQKYFGPAAKKDVQEMVKKMIAVYKKRLTENDWLSEATRKKAITKLDALGINVGYPDKLDPLFEEFVVDPELNLVDNATKFTQIALKRHYERLDEPVDRTRWEMPAHMVNAYYHPSFNCIVFPAAILQAPFYSLEQSKSANYGGIGAVIAHEISHAFDNNGAQFDEHGNLSNWWTDADLNHFQSLANKMIAQFDGLKTPAGTVNGKLVVSENIADAGGLSCAKEAAKAEPNTDLAEFFINWARIWGMKSTLEREKLLLAIDVHAPHVLRANIQPQNLADFYTTFDVQPGDGMYLAPEKRITIW
- a CDS encoding aldo/keto reductase, giving the protein MSSMNTYTLSNGNKIPVLGFGTWQTPAGDTAKVAVQAALAAGFRHIDTAEMYGNEQSIGEALAESDLPRSELFITSKLDNKFHSYEAATEAIDRSLADLKLEQLDLFLIHWPNPKAFRDENWEEHLQETWRALEDAYHAGKLKAIGVSNFKPKHLQVLEKTQTIQPMVDQIRICPGDFDQETISYCQAHGILLEAYSPFGTGQIFSDPTLQKLAAKKGKTIAQICLRWSLQHGFLPLPKSVHADRIKENTQVFDFELTESEIKQLDDLEGIAGYATDPDTASF